The following DNA comes from Pontibacillus halophilus JSM 076056 = DSM 19796.
GTGTTCCCGGTAAAGTACATAAGGGAGAACGTTGAAATAATCGCAATTGGGATGGATAGTCCAATAACAATCGTTGCTCGTATGCTCTTTAAGAATAGGAGCAAAATGAGGACAGAGAATACGCCCCCAAGGATGATGTTCTGTACGACTGAATCAATGGAAATCCGAATAAATTCAGCGGTATCAAAGACCACATCAAGTTCGACGCCATCAGGCAGTTCTCCCTGAATGTCATCCATCGCAGTCATCACGTTATTCGATACTTCTACTGTGTTGCTGTCAGATTGCTTCATGACAGGAAGGACGACTGAGGATTTCCCATTCACTTTGGCAATACTTGAGACTGGCGCATACGTATCCTCAACTGAAGCTACATCATCTAACGTGATCGTCGCCCCTGTTGGCGTCGTTATGATTGTATCGCGCACATCATCTACAGATTCAAACTCCCCTTGTATTCGAATCTGTAAATCCTGGTCCCCTTTCTGAATGACACCAGCAGAACCAGATTGGTTAGCGGCATTAATTGCTTGGACCAGCGTCGAAGTGTTGAGTCCATATTGAACAAGACTTGATTGGTCAAGCAACACTTGCACCTCACGAGTACGACCTCCCTCGATGCTGACAGAAGCCACACCGGCTTGGCGCTCTAAGTATGGATTTACTTCATTCTCTGCAATGTTCTTTAAGTCCGTCGCATCATCCCCAGTTAGCCCCATCCACATAACAGGCGTTTGGGAAGGGTCGAAGCGAAGGACACTTGGCTCCCCTGCACCGTCCGGCAATGAGGCTTTCACTCTGTCGATGCTTTCTCGAACATCTAACAGAGCATTATCTAAATTTGTTCCATTCTTGAACATTAACAGTACCAGACTTGCATTTGGTTGGGACTGAGATTGAACCGTATCAATTCCCTCAATTGTACTAACTGCTGATTCAACCGGCCGACTCACTAATTTCTCTACCTCTTGAGGAGCCGCTCCATCATAGCTAGTGGATACAACTGCAATGGGCAAGTCAATCTCTGGGTAAAGGTCAATGGCCAGGTTTCTAAGTGAAACAAATCCGAGTGCAAGTACGGCGAGTACCACCATAAAGACCCCGACTGGCCGCTTGACGGAGGTATCTACAATTCTCAATTTATTGCTCCCCCTTCATGACCTTCACCTTGTTGCCATCCGTAAGGGTTAGTTGCCCCTTCACTACGACCTGATCGCCCTCATTCAACTCAGCATCAATAGCCGTTTGGTCTGATTGGGCTTCAATTACGGTTACTGGAACTTGTGTGGCTTTTTCTTCGTTGACGACATAAACAAAGGATTCCCCTTTTTCTTCCACTACGGCAGCAGTTGGAACAATTAGCTTGTCCGCTACCACTTTCTCAGGAAGGATAAATGAAACCATCATTCCCGCTTTCAACGTACGGTCCTTATTCGAAATGGTTGCTTCAACTGGGTAAAGCCCAGTGTCATTCGTAACATTTGAGATGTAGCTGATTGTGGCCTTCCCTTCTTGTTCATCAAGGGAATCCAACGTAACAAGAATCTCTTTATCCAATTGGAATAGATTCAGTTCATTTGACGTAACGGATGCTTGAACTTTAATCGGTTGCAAACTCACAATCGTTGCGACCGGTTGCGCGTTTGAAACCATCGCCCCTTCCGTTACCTCAAGTGAAGCAATTTCACCGGATGTTGGTGCTGTAATCGTCGTGCTTACTTGAGACTCGGTTTGATTTAACTGCGTATTAGCTTGTTCAACACCTAGCTCCGCTTGATCCACGGCGGATTGAGCACTGTTCACTTGAGATTCTGCTTGTTGCACGGCTTGCTCAGCTTGCGCGACCGTCGCTTGACTCGAAGACAACAGGGAGGATAAAGACGATTGGAACTCGTTTGCTTGTTGTTCCGCCTCTTCAAATTGTTGCTTCGCTTCATGATATTGTTCCTCTGATAGGGTTCCATTCTCATAAAGTTCGTCCAACTGCTCCGGAGCTTCAATGGTCACAGAAGGGATATCTCCTGTACTTGAAGCTTGATTCCTGGCACTCGCTAGATTATCTTCTGCCGAATTCAACGCATCTTGAGCAGCGCTCCGCTGAGATTTAGCCGATTCTAGTTGCTGGTTCGCTTGCTTTACGGAAACTTGTTGAATCTCAACTTGGTCAGCCGCTTGAGAGGAACGAACACGTCCGATTAAATCCCCTTTCTCCACAACATCACCTTTCGATACAGCTAGTTTCACTAATTCACCAGGCGTTGTTGGAACGACTGCTGATTGGGAACCAGGAATCGTACGACCAATTACATCTTTCTCAAGCACCAAATCTCCCTTTATAACCGACGCTAACTCAACAGGTGTTACTTGCTCTTCTGTACTATCAGAAGTCGTATCTTCAGAACATGCTGCCATTATTAAGACGGTTAGAATCAGCATGCTCAAGATGGATAGTCTTCTCACTTTATCGTCATCCCCCTTGAATCGTTCTATTGAAACAATTGTGTATTAAGCTGCCTCGCAATTCGCTCACTATTTTCTCTGAGTTCAGGTACACGTTGGAAATGTGTAAGCATTCCTTGAAACAGAATCTTCTTCGGTTCTTCTAGTTGTATCTCTTGAAGCAACAGGTCAATGGTATCTTGCAAGTCCTGCTTATGATCGCCATTCATTTCAAGCTTCTCCAGTTCATGACGCATATCATAAAGCAGCTCTTCAACAATGTCTTGATTCTTCTTTGGATACACATCATTGGCATAGGTTGCCAGAAAGGCTTCAGGCGCAATTCGAGGCTCCCCGCCTTCTTTCAGCATCCCCTGAATGGCATCATCGATTCGACGTAAGATAAACCTTGCCAGACTCTCTAAATTAATGGACACACCACTCGCCACTACCCAGCGAACGGACTCACTTACAAGGCCTTGAACAATAAGAACTCCATCTACAATGTATGGCTCGATGTCCTTCCCATACATGGACCTTAAGTGCTCACTCGTCCACTTAAAGGAAGTCTCCTTCATCTCATATAAGAAATCATCCATTTCTTGATTTAATGAGATATTGTCCCGGATGACCATGATAATAAAGTCTCGAAATTCCCCAATGGTCTGCATTAAGACTTGAATTTGTTTCTCCATTGTTTCGCGCGGTGTATCTCCTTCGTGTCTCGCTGCTTCAATGCGACTCTTAAGATCGACATAATAGTATTCATATATGTTTAGGATAAAGTCTTCTTTCGATGAGAAATGCAAATAGAATGCGCCTTTAGATACCTCACTATTATCCGCAATCTCTTGAATAGAAGTGGAATGAAACCCTTTTTGAGCGAATAACTTCATGCCTGACTCAATGAGTTTCTTCTTCTTTTCATTCATGTTCTCACTCCTTCCCCTTCTGTGTCTTCTTGTTGACGGCCCATTATGACTGGTCAGTCACGCTATCTATAACTATACTATCTCCCCATTTTCGTTACAATATGACAACATACAAAAAGCCGCCAATCGTGTGGCGACTTTATGACATCGTTTTACAAAGATACTATTATCCTTATCTAATATCTGTGTAAGGTTTATATAGTTTCGCAATAGCCATTCCTGTCAATTGCATCTGCCGCTTCATAGAGAAGTCTGACATTGTAATCTTAACCTTAGAACCATTTGAGAATGTTATGCTTGTTCCCTTTGTTTCTTTTAATTCTTTAAATTGTTCCACGTGAAAAAATGCAATCCATATGCATGCTGAGTTCTTATGTGAACACGTTGGGAATAGATAAATCCCATTAGTCGGATCAACAGGGATAGGAAGCTTCGTATTTGTATGTAGCATCTTCTCCATCGCTGAACGCCGTCCACTGAACGAGGAGCCATGACGAATGCACGAGGCATCCATAATCTCATTAGGAGTCTGATGACAGTATACTGTCTGCTCCTTCTCCAATATCTTAGACATGTAAACCGGATGGTAATTAGGAAAAACCGCCATTGTCTGATTGGTGATGATATACTCCTCTACAAACTCTTCTTTCACGTTCATTTTCCTTTCACTGTGTTATTTATTTTACAACTATAATAATAGCCTAATAGTCCTGAATATTTTGTCGCAATATGTAAAATTAAGTTAATTTTATGTACAATATGGGTATTTTTAACTTTTTTATGTCTTTTTATCAAAGATGAACGCTCGATTTGTTACAATTTAAGCAATCGAGTTGAAGTGGGAGGGGAGAATACTGGAGATTGCGAAGCTTTCCACAGCAGTTAGTCATGCTGAAGTGAAACAACAAGCGTCGTTAGCTGTCATGAATTCTGCGCTTGGCCAACTGGAAACGCAAGGAGCAGGTATGCAAGAGTTATTGGATTCCTCGAAAGTAAACGAAGCACCCCATCCAACGAAGGGCGCAAGTATTGATCTCAAAGGATAAGAGAAGAAGCAGCGGGCTTCCGCTGCTTCTTCTTATTCTTCCTCGTCAGTTGTTTGTTTCTCAGATTCTTGTTGGTTAGATTCTTCTTTATCTCCGTTGTTCATTGTATCTTCATTACCTTGTTCTTCTTCGTTCATCATATCATCTTGCTCTTCTTTCATCTCTTGTTCTTCTTGATTCATCTCTTCCTCATTATTCTCCTCATCACCACCGCCACAACCAACTAGCAGCGTTAACAGAAGTGCAGTAGTTGTACCCGCTTTTAACATCCATTTTGTATTCATGTAAATTCCTCCTTAAGTAGACTCACCTTAGATTGTCCACAAACGTACAGGATATACAAAAATGGAAATAAAAAAATCGCTCATCCATGGATGAGCGATCCCGATTATTCTTTATCGCCAAGGGCGAACATGATTTCAGCTTCACATACCGTTTCTCCGTCCACGGTAGCAGTCGCTTTCCCTTTACCCATCGCTCCACGCGCTCGAGTAATTTCAACTTCTAGCGTGAGCTGGTCACCAGGCTTTACCTGGCGCTTGAAGCGACACTTATCAATGCCTGTAAAGAAAGCAAGGCGTCCTTGATTCTCTTCTTTCTTAAGCATTGCGACAGCACCTACCTGAGCAAGTGCTTCTACAATTAGGACACCTGGCATAACTGGATATCCTGGAAAATGTCCTTGGAAGAATGGTTCGTTAATTGTAACATTCTTCTTTCCAACTGCTCGTACACCTTCTTCAAGTTCTGTAATGGTATCAACAAGTAAGAACGGGTAGCGGTGTGGGATAATGTCTTGGATGTCTGTAATATCGTACATGAGAATCCTCCTATTCAGTCTTCATAACAAGGTCAAAGATATGTTTCCACGTGTCTACTTTCAAGGCATCAAGAGGGTTGCCGTCTCCGAGAACCCCATAACCAATCATCATACCAGCTAACAAAGCAAGGATGCTTGTCACGAGCACAATAACGATGCGCAGCCAGATTGGAAGCAGACGACGGCGGTATTTAGTTTTTGTTTCTTTCTTCTTCCCCTGCTTAGACGATTCCTTTTGCTCTTTCTTCTCAGGTTTCTCGTGGCGTACAGGCTTCGTCTGTTTCTTCTCCTCTTGCATGGTTTTGACTCCTTATATAGCGCTAAAGATTATCGCAATCCGTTTATAAGCCCCATCATCTGATCACCTAGCTTGATGGATTGACTGTTTAATTGATAGGCACGTTGGGTCACCGTTAAATCAGTCAGTTGCTTGGATAAGTCGACATTTGAAGTTTCAAGTGCTCCTGACTGTAAGCGTACCTCATCTTGGTTCATAGGAGCAACAATTTCTTCGCCATTTACGTTCAAGCCAACATCTGTAGGGAGACGGTATAGATTCCCGCCAGTCGCTTCAAGCATGCGCGGACGAACTGCTTCCACCATAGCTAATTGGCCTTCAATCACTTGTTGGCCATTCACTGTTGACATAATCCTACCGTCTTCACGTATCGTTAACTCTTGAACATCATTCTGAAGTAAAATAGGCCCGTCTTCTCCAAGTACAGGGTTCCCAGCTGCTGTCACAAGCATATTCTCATTAGCATTAACGGGTGATAAATAAAAGGCACCATCGCGTGTGAAACGAGTCTCTTCAGCCCCATTCTCTGTTACTTGAATAGAAAATAGTTGGTTGTTGCCAAGTATAGCTACATCTAGTATTCGGTCCGTTGTTCGGATGGACCCTTGGCTAAAGTCTACATCAGACCCGGTCATCTGTGCACCAGACCCAATCCGGATCCCGTTCGGAGTGAGGCGATTCACTTCCTCTTCAGGACGCGATTGGTTGTCCATTTCTTGGAACAACAAGGAGGAGAACTGTGCATCCTTCGTCTTATATCCTGTTGTATTGACGTTCGACACGTTGTGTCCGATTAAATCAAGCTTCTGCTGAAGTTGCCCCATCGTAACGGCGGCTTGCATGGATGAACGAAGCATCTACAGAACCCTCCTATAATTTCGCAATATCATTGACTGTCTTCTGCATGTTCTGGTCATAGGCTTGTAGGACCTTCTGGTTTAATTCGAAGAGACGATAGGCGCTGTTCATCTCTGTCATGGTTTGCCCCATATCCACGGTCGAGCCTTCCAATACCCCCTGTTGGGTAGAGAAGGTTACTCCGGCTTCACCACGAGCATCGACAGCTTGTCCATCCCCTGCTTCATCCAACACAAGTAAATCACTGCCCTCTTTAACAAGTTGATTTACATCAGCAACATAGCTTACTCCAAGAAGAACGGTTTCGCCATTCTCTAATTGCAGCTGTCCATCTTTCGTCAAGGTATAGTCAAGTCCGCCCGTTTGGATTGGGTTGTTCTCTTCGTCTAAGACAGCTTGTCCTAAGTGCGTCACTAAGTTCCCTTGCCCATCAACGGTGAAGTTGCCATTCCTCGTATACCGAACCCCATCTTCGCTCTGGACGGTGAAGAAGACAGAACCATTCTCATCTGGATAGTTCCCATCTATCAATGCCACATCAGTCGAAATCCCTGTTTCCTGTATGCTTCCTTGCGTGAAGTTTGGGATTGTCTCTTGCATGTAGACACCCGAATTTAATGTACCCACGTTCGCTTCTTTCGGGATGGAAAGATTCGTGCCTGGTATATGCTTACGCCCCGTTTGCTGAATCAGCATCTCAGGAAATGAACGAATGGTCCCTTCATCCGCCTTATACCCAGGTGTAGTTGCATTGGCTACGTTATTTGACAGAGCTTCTTGGCGACGTTGTTGAGTTGTCATACCTGACACGGCTGTGTAATATCCTTTAAACAAAGCAGTGATCCTCCCTTAAGATCTACACGA
Coding sequences within:
- a CDS encoding competence protein ComK; this translates as MKEEFVEEYIITNQTMAVFPNYHPVYMSKILEKEQTVYCHQTPNEIMDASCIRHGSSFSGRRSAMEKMLHTNTKLPIPVDPTNGIYLFPTCSHKNSACIWIAFFHVEQFKELKETKGTSITFSNGSKVKITMSDFSMKRQMQLTGMAIAKLYKPYTDIR
- a CDS encoding flagellar hook-basal body protein; this translates as MFKGYYTAVSGMTTQQRRQEALSNNVANATTPGYKADEGTIRSFPEMLIQQTGRKHIPGTNLSIPKEANVGTLNSGVYMQETIPNFTQGSIQETGISTDVALIDGNYPDENGSVFFTVQSEDGVRYTRNGNFTVDGQGNLVTHLGQAVLDEENNPIQTGGLDYTLTKDGQLQLENGETVLLGVSYVADVNQLVKEGSDLLVLDEAGDGQAVDARGEAGVTFSTQQGVLEGSTVDMGQTMTEMNSAYRLFELNQKVLQAYDQNMQKTVNDIAKL
- a CDS encoding DNA-directed RNA polymerase subunit beta: MQEEKKQTKPVRHEKPEKKEQKESSKQGKKKETKTKYRRRLLPIWLRIVIVLVTSILALLAGMMIGYGVLGDGNPLDALKVDTWKHIFDLVMKTE
- a CDS encoding efflux RND transporter periplasmic adaptor subunit — its product is MRRLSILSMLILTVLIMAACSEDTTSDSTEEQVTPVELASVIKGDLVLEKDVIGRTIPGSQSAVVPTTPGELVKLAVSKGDVVEKGDLIGRVRSSQAADQVEIQQVSVKQANQQLESAKSQRSAAQDALNSAEDNLASARNQASSTGDIPSVTIEAPEQLDELYENGTLSEEQYHEAKQQFEEAEQQANEFQSSLSSLLSSSQATVAQAEQAVQQAESQVNSAQSAVDQAELGVEQANTQLNQTESQVSTTITAPTSGEIASLEVTEGAMVSNAQPVATIVSLQPIKVQASVTSNELNLFQLDKEILVTLDSLDEQEGKATISYISNVTNDTGLYPVEATISNKDRTLKAGMMVSFILPEKVVADKLIVPTAAVVEEKGESFVYVVNEEKATQVPVTVIEAQSDQTAIDAELNEGDQVVVKGQLTLTDGNKVKVMKGEQ
- the fabZ gene encoding 3-hydroxyacyl-ACP dehydratase FabZ, with translation MYDITDIQDIIPHRYPFLLVDTITELEEGVRAVGKKNVTINEPFFQGHFPGYPVMPGVLIVEALAQVGAVAMLKKEENQGRLAFFTGIDKCRFKRQVKPGDQLTLEVEITRARGAMGKGKATATVDGETVCEAEIMFALGDKE
- a CDS encoding YjfB family protein, which codes for MKWEGRILEIAKLSTAVSHAEVKQQASLAVMNSALGQLETQGAGMQELLDSSKVNEAPHPTKGASIDLKG
- a CDS encoding flagellar hook-basal body protein → MLRSSMQAAVTMGQLQQKLDLIGHNVSNVNTTGYKTKDAQFSSLLFQEMDNQSRPEEEVNRLTPNGIRIGSGAQMTGSDVDFSQGSIRTTDRILDVAILGNNQLFSIQVTENGAEETRFTRDGAFYLSPVNANENMLVTAAGNPVLGEDGPILLQNDVQELTIREDGRIMSTVNGQQVIEGQLAMVEAVRPRMLEATGGNLYRLPTDVGLNVNGEEIVAPMNQDEVRLQSGALETSNVDLSKQLTDLTVTQRAYQLNSQSIKLGDQMMGLINGLR
- a CDS encoding TetR/AcrR family transcriptional regulator; this encodes MNEKKKKLIESGMKLFAQKGFHSTSIQEIADNSEVSKGAFYLHFSSKEDFILNIYEYYYVDLKSRIEAARHEGDTPRETMEKQIQVLMQTIGEFRDFIIMVIRDNISLNQEMDDFLYEMKETSFKWTSEHLRSMYGKDIEPYIVDGVLIVQGLVSESVRWVVASGVSINLESLARFILRRIDDAIQGMLKEGGEPRIAPEAFLATYANDVYPKKNQDIVEELLYDMRHELEKLEMNGDHKQDLQDTIDLLLQEIQLEEPKKILFQGMLTHFQRVPELRENSERIARQLNTQLFQ